Within the Pseudoxanthomonas sp. YR558 genome, the region TCCCGGTTCGGCGATCAGGGCCGCCGCGAGTTCGGCCTGCATGGGGCCGTCGCCAACGAAGACGACGCGCGCCCGCGGCCGGGCGGCGGCCAGCCGACGTGTCGCGTGCAGCAGCTCACGCAAGCCCTTCTCCGGCACCAGGCGACCCACATAGAGGACCACCTCCGCATCCTGCGGCAGCCCCAGCGCCTCGCGCGCCGCGCGGCGGTCGCCCGGGTGGAACAAGGCGGCATCGCAGCCGTTGGGAATCGCGCGGATGCGCGCCGGGTCCGCACCGTACTGGCTGACGGCGACGCGGCCCAGGTCCTCGCTGACCACCAGCAGGCGCTGCGCGGCGCGGACGACGGGTTGGGTCAGGCGGCGGCTGATGGCATCGCGCACGCGCAGATCGGAACCACGCGCGCCGGCCACGAAAGGCACGCCCGCCGCGCGCGCGGCGCGCATGGCGCCGTAGCCATCGGGGTAGAGCCAGTACGCCAACACCACGTCAGGCGCGAATGCCCGGACCGGTCGCGCCAGCGCCTGAGCGCACAGGTGGCCGTTGAACGGGCGGCTCAGCGCGGGCAGAGCGGGGTAGGTGACGTAATCCACATCGCAGCCGGCGGCCACGTGGCCGTCGTCGGCCGCGCGGTACAGGTAGCTGCGCGGCTGCGCCCAGCGGGGATACGTGGCGATCGGGCTGAGCACCTTCACCTGCGCCAGACGCGAAAGTTCGCGCACGGTCTGGTACACGGGGCGGCCGCGGTTCGGTTCCCCGGCGATCGGGAACTGGGAGGTGACGATCAGGATGCGCATGCGGGGAACGGGATGACGGCGCCGGACTGTCCGCCGCATGGCGTGGTTGGCGTTGTAAAAGCCGAGTCATGCCGATGCAGGGGGATAGGGTGGGTCACGAAACGTCTTCGCCCTCGCGGATGGTGGAACTGGATGCCCTGCGCGGTATCGCCGCGGTCGCCGTGCTGGGTTACCACTTCACAACGCGTTACGAGGAGCAGATCGGCCATGCCAAGGGCATGCCGGTGGATCTGCTGGCGGGGAAGTACGGCGTCTACCTGTTCTTCCTGATCAGCGGTTTCGTGATCTTCATGACGCTGGAGCGTACCCGTACGGCAGCCGATTTCGTGGTGTCTCGGTTCTCCCGCCTGTTCCCGGCCTACTGGGTGGCGGTACTGCTGACCGCTTGCGTGGTCTACAGCGTGGGCTTGCCGCTGCAGCAGCTGCCCGCCGGGCAGGCGATGCTCAACTTCACCATGGTGCAGGAGATCCTGGGCGCGGAGCACCTGGATGGCTCCTACTGGACGCTGCAGATCGAGTTGTTCTTCTACGTGCAGATGCTGTTCTGGTACCTGATGGGGCAGCTGAAGCGGATCCACTGGATCATTGGCGGCTGGCTGGTGCTGGCGACCATCGAGGGCCTGTGCGAGAAGCACCACTGGCATTTTTCGTATTGGGTGCGGGAGTTGATGATCCTGCGCTTCATCCCGTTCTTCGCGATCGGCATCCTGTTCTACCGTCTGCACCGCTACCCGGCGGAGTGGCGGCTGAACCTGACGATGTTGCTGTGCGCGCTGCTTGCCATCGCGATCGGGGAGCGCCCGATCTTCCTGCCGGTGGCGCTGGTGTGTTGCGCGATCTTCGCGCTGTTCATCCGCGGGAAGCTGGCGTTCCTGGATACGCGGCTCTTCGCATCTCTCGGTGCGATCTCGTACACGCTGTACCTCGTCCACCAGGCCATCGGCTTCGTGGTGATCCACCATCTGGAGCATGTGGGCGTGCCGGCCTGGCTGGCCTGCCTGGGCGCGGCCGCGCTCTCGCTGGCGCTGGCCACGCTCCTGCACCGGCTGGTCGAACGTCCGGCCATGGAATGGATCCGTGGCAACTGGAAGGCGGCACGCATGCACACGCTGGTGAATCGATGAGGCATGCTCACCCTGCGGCAGCCGTCGCACTCTCCATTCCGGCCGTCCAGGACAACCGCTTGCACCCACGCCCCCGAGCACGCCACGCATGAGCGACGCAGGAACCGCGGCGCCGGGCCTGTTCGCCAAGATCGCTTCCTCGGCCGCCTACGGCATCGTCGGCGGCCTGCTGGGCCGCGCAGTCGGGCTGGTGGGCACGCTGCTGGTCGCACGCCACCTGACGCCCGACATCGTCGCCGAGGTCACGGTGGCGACGGTCGTCGCACTGACCGGCAACTGGGTGGCCGCTTGGGGCTGCGGCCAGTACGTGGTGGTGAAGGGCGACCAGGGCCGCGAAGCGATCTTTGCCGCCAGCGTGGTCTACCTGACCGCCGGACTGGTGATGATCGCGGGCCTGTGGTTCGCAGCGCCGGCGCTCGCGTCGTGGTTGCAGGCGCCGCGCGTGGCGGAGTACCTGCCGGGCGCGCTGCTCGGCATCGGCATTCGCCGGATCGGTGCGATCCCCGACAAGTTGCTCGCCCGCGAGATGCGCTTCGGCCGCATCGCCGCCGGTACCGCGCTGGGCGACATCGTCTACGCCATCGTCGCGGTGACCCTGGTCAGCACCACGGCGCTGGGCGGGCACTCGATGATCCTCGCCTTCATCGCGCAATCGACGGTGATCGCAGGCATCACGCTGTCGGCGACGGGACTGAGCAGCTGGTTGGCGCCCGTGAGAATCCCGCTGAAGCGCCTGCGCGACCTGCTGCGCTTCGGTGCGCCGATCACCGGCGAAATCGTGCTGAGCGAAGGCGCGCGCTACTGGGACAAGCCGCTGATGCTACGCCTGGTCGGCGCGCATGATGCCGGCAGTTACGGGTTGGCATTCAACCTGGCGCAGCTGCCTGCGGTCTATGTCGGTGGCCACATCGGCACGGTGATGATGCCGGCGATGGTGCGGGCCGACCCTGCTGCGCGCCCGGCATTGATGGTGCGCGCGTTGACCTTCACGGCGCTGGTGCTGTTCCCCATGTCGGCTGGCCTGGCGGTGTGCGCGACGACGCTGGTGGAGGCGCTGCTGCCGCCCACGTGGGCGCAGGTGGCGCCGCTGCTGAGCGTGCTGGCGATCGCGTCGCTGCCGGGCCCGGGTAGCTTCATCCTGTCGGCGTTCCTGGCGGCGCATGGACGCAACCATCGTTTGATGTGGATCGAAGTCGCGACGATGGCGAGCCTCGTCGCGGCGCTGTGGTCGTTGTCGAAGGGAGGCGTGCTGTGGGCTTCCGCGGCGATCGGCGTAGCGGCGCTGGTGCAATGGGTATTGACGGTGCAGGCCTGCCGGATCGATGGGTTGCGCCTGCGCGGGCTCAGCCCCGCGTTGCTGCGCATCGCGTTGGCGAGCGTGGCAATGGCGCTCGCGGTGCTGGCATGGCGCTGGGCAATGGGGCCCGCGATCGGCGCGCCGTTGCGACTGGCCACCGAAGTATTGGTCGGCGTGGTTGTGTATGGTGTAGGCCTGTGGGGGTTCGCGCGCGGCCTGGTCGGGGACGCGCTGGCAGGTATCGGGATATCCCGTTCGAGGATCCCGGGAATACGGACGCGGCAAGGGGAAGGCACGTCATGATCGAGTTCAACGCCATCGCGCTGTTGCGCCGTCGCGCGGCGACCAGCTGCCAGTTGGCGCTTGCGGAAAACCAGCGTTTCCTGGAGATGCGCGAAGCCGACAAGGCGCGCTTGGTCCAGGCTTATCGCGCCAACGGCATGTCGGGAAAACCGGAACGCCTGCAGCGGCGCTACGACCATGGCATGCGCTGCTTCGCTATCGAGGAAGACGAACAGCTCGTCGCATGGTTCTGGGCGCTGCACGGCGTGCCGCGCTACATGGACGAATTCGCCTGGCAGGTTCCGCTGAACGAAACCCAGGTGTGGCTGCGCGACGCCTTCGTCGTGCCCGAGCGGCGCGGCCGCCGCCTGTTGCTGGCGATGATGGGCGCGGGCATGACGGTGGAGTCCACGCCGATGGAGTACTTCTCCGATGTGAGCGTGTCCAACCGGCCATCGTTGCGTGCGCATGCGGCCATGGGCTTCAGTCGCTTCGCCACCGTGCGCAGCCTGCGCCTGGGGCGTGGACGGTTCTGGCGCAGCCTGCCGCCCGAAGGCCTGCCGACACCGGCGCAGCTCCGGCCGGAGCAGGCGCACCTGAGCATGTCGGCCGAAGAGATTGCCTGGCACCACGCGCAGATCGCCTGATCCGCGTGCCTCAGTCGTCGTGTCCCAGCCGATAGGCGAGGGGTCGCAACGGTCTTACGCCGGCCATTGCGATGCGGTGCGGGCGGCCCACGTGCAGGATGCCCGATACCATCGGCTGTCGGTCCGGCAACAATTCGGCCATGTAGGACGTTTCGTGCGCCTGGCTGTCGAACAGCGTGAGTTCCGGCCATTGCTGGTCCAGTGCCTGCAGCAGGTGCCACTCGTTGAGCTTGCCCGGGCTGCTCGTCGCAAACGCAGGGTCCCACCCGGTCTTGAAGCCGCTCAGTCCGCCGCCCAGGTGGAGGTTGCTGCTGCTCGCCACCACCTGGTCGCCGCACAGCGTTTCCACGAACACCATGCCGCCACTGCTGGCTAGTCGCGGCACCAGTTCAAGAAAGAACGTGCGCTCGCCCTCCGAGGCCAACATCGAGCTTCCTCGCTCGCCCTTCCAGCCGGCATCTTCCAGCGTCAGGTGCCGCATCGCCGCCGCCGTGTCCGCCTCCGTCCCCTGCAGGACGCGCAGGCTGACGTCGCCGCGCTCCTGCAAGCGACGCAGTCGCCGGCGAAGATCTTTGACGGTGGCGGCACGGACGCGCGCCGCCGCCGGCACGTCGTCGGGGTGGCGCCGCAGCACGGGCCGCTGCGAGAGCGCGGTCTGCGACCAGGCGAGGTCCGCCTGGTCGCGCAATGCGGCCCACAGTTCGCCGTCGCCGGCGACGTTGTGCCAGACGATCGCGCGATCGCGCAGGGTGCCCTCGCGCATGCGTGCGGCGATGGCGCCCGCGACTTCGATGGCCTCGCCAGGCAGGTGCAGCACTCCGGACTGGAAGGCGTGCTGGTGCCGGTAGGCGCGCCAGTGCGGCACCGGCACGAACAGGTTCGGCGCACGGCGCTGCAGACAGGTGAGACCGAGCAAGGCATCGTCGCGCTCCACCGTCAGGACAAACGGCGGCGCATCGGGAGTGAGCCACCGCGCGGCGGAGAGCACGAAGCCCGGGTGCAGGAACGGCACCGACGCGGCGGAAGACTTCGCCAGTTTTTCCCACGCGCGCAGATCGTCGTTGGACAGGTCATCCAGCGGGCGTAAGCGCGTGCGCAGACTCACGGCACGATCTCGTCGCCGCGCCGACGACGGTAGAGGTCGACGATGCGCGCACGCCAGCCCACCCGGTCCACCGACAGCCATCCCATGCGGCCCTCGGCCATCGACAGCGCCCGCTTGTAGTCGACGTGGCCCGCCATCAGCTCGTAACGGTCGAAGCCGTTGCCGAGGAATTCGTTGATGGCGCTGGCGAGCAGCAGCAGGCCCGGACTGCCGGCCTGGCCCACCTGCCGGTAGTCGATGCCGGCCTGGTAGAAGCAACTCGTGCCGCGCCAGACCAGATGATAGAGATAGCCCACGGTCGCGTCGCCGGCCTCCAGCCGCATCAGATGCACGCCCGCGTCCGAGGTGGAGGCGGCGATCAGCGCGCGGTGGAACGCGATGACGCGCGGATCGCCGAACGCACCCTGCTCGCCGGTGTCTTCATCCCAATGCGCTTGGTGCAGTCGCGCGAGCTCCTCGAAGAAGGCCAGCCGATCCTGCAGCGTCACCGCCGTGCTGCAGGCGAGCGGGCCGAACTGGTCCGTCAACTTGCGCGCCGTGCGGCGCAGGCGCGCACGCGTACTGCTGCCGGGCACCGTGCTCACGTAGTCCTGATGGGTCAGCCGCAGGGTGGCCAGGTCCACGTAAGGCGTAGGTCGCGCCATCATCTGCAGGCGCAGCTGCGGCGAACGAAGGCGTTCAAGCGGAATGCCATCCATGTCCAGGCCCGGCAGGTACAGGGTCAGCCAGTGGCGTTCGCGGTGCTCGAAGTGCGCCACGCAGGCGGCGAGCACGTCATGCTCGCAGCCATCGAGCGAGAGCACGCCGTTGAATTCGACGGTGATACTGTCGGCGACACGTTCGCCCACCTGGTGCAGGCGGACATGCTTGAGGCCGAGCGCGAACCACCGGCGTTGCTCGACCACGATGCCCATGCCGACGCATTCGCCGTCCAACCACACGGACATCAGACGCGCACGCGGCAAGGGGCACAGCGTGCGCAGCCAGGTACCTATCCAGATCCAACTCAGGAAGAAACTGCAGCGGCTGCGAACTTCAAGCGCCCGCCAGCGGGCTTCGAGCGCCTCCATGTCCGGCAGCCGCTCGACCCGCACGTCGTAACGTGCGGTCGGCGCGCCGTCATTAACCGAACGTCGCATCCAGCCCCTTCTCCACGCCGGTTCGCGGCGTCCAGCCCAAGTCCGTACGTGCGGCGGTGGTGTCGAAGTTGGCAAGCGGGCGCAGCGAGCGCACGCGGTAGCGCGTCAGCGGGACGTCGCGGCGCAGGACCTTGCCCAGTTGCTCCACGCCGAAGCCGAGCAACATGAACGTCCAGCGCGGAACGCGCACCACCTTCACTTCGCTGCCGAGCTTACGACGGCAACGCGCCAGGTAATCCTGCTGGGTCACCGGCGAGGTATCCACCACGTTGAACACGCGCTGCGTCGGCAGCGGTGCTTCTGCCGCACAGACCAGCGCATCCACCACGTCGTCCACGTAGACCAGCGGCAGCGCCATCGCGCCATCGCCCACGGCGACCCAGCGGCCGGCGAGACCGATCACGCCGTTCGGCGTGACCTTCTCCGCGCCGGGACCGAAGATCTGGCCGGGCCGCACGATCACGGCGGGTAAGCCGTGCTGCGCGATGGCATCGAGCACGCTGCGTTCGGCCGACAGCTTGGTCTGGGTATACGCACCGCGCCATTCCGGATGCGGTTCCAGCGGCGAGGATTCAGTCATCACGGCCGCCGGATCGCGGCCGGCGTGATCGAATACGCTCATCGAGCTGACGTAGACCAAGCGTGCGGTCGATTCGGCCACGCACGCCTCGATCATGTTGCGCGTGCCCCAGACGGTGCCGGCCTCGAAATCGCGCGGCCCACCCCGCATCGCGGCGCCCACGTGGTAAACCAGCGGCACGCCGCGCACCGCATGGCGGACGATGCGCGGATCGCCCAGGTCGCCCACGACCGTCTGGACACCGGCATCGGCGGTATAAGCCGCCACCGGCCTGCGCACCAGCACGCGCACGATCTTGCCCTGTTCGCGCAGGCGCGCCACCACGCGCTTGCCGAGGAAACCTGCAGCACCGGTCACCAGGGCGTCGGCGGGCGGCAGGTCGACGTAGCGCGATTCGAGCAGCGCGATGCGTTCGGCATCGGGCGCGGCGCAGGCCGGCTCCAGCAGGCGCGCGATGCGCAGTGCGTCGTCACCGGTGAAAGGCGGTGTGGCGTTGTCGCGGGCGGCGCGCGCGAATTCCACGGCGCCGCGGCGGATGCCCGGGGACGGCTTGAGCATGCCGGTCGCGAAACGCACCACGTTCCACGGTACCCGGAAGACATCCTTGACCGCGCTGAAGAACGCGTTGGCGACGATGCCGATGAACTTCGGTCCCGGCAGTACGCGGTGGATGCGGCAGGTCTGCAGGAAGCGGTCGACTTCGATCGTGCCGCGGGTGCCGCGCACGAAGACGCGGTTCTCCATCGGGCGCGCATTCCACGACAACAGCAGCCGGCCCACGCCATCGCGCGCTTGGACATGCGCCTGCCATTCGTCGAAGTGCAGGTTCGGATCGGTGCCACGCGCTTGGTAATCCACGCGCAGGTCCTGCACCGGGCCGAGGAAGGCTTCGATGGTGTAGAGGCCGTGCACGCCGAGGTCGCGGAACGGGTAGGAGCCCTGCGTGACCGAACCCGGCAACGGGCCGCCCGCGTAAGGCGGGTACTCCGAATTGCGCACGATCTCCACCGAGACGACGTCGCCGATGCGTCCGTCGCGCACCGCCTGCACGGCCTGCATCAGCACCGGATCGAACAGGTCGGAGTGATTGACGCCCAACTGAACTTTGCGCGTGCGCGCGGCGGCGATCATGGCCTCGCAGTCGGCGACGGTGTCGGCCATGGGCTTCTCGACGAGCACATGGCAGCCCATCTCCATCGCCTGCAGCGCGATGGCGGCGTGGAAGGCCGGTGGCGTAAGGACGTACACGGCCTGCGGCTGAAGGTCGGCAAGGTCGTCAAGGCGCGCAGCCACGCGCTTCACCCCGAAACGATCGGCGAGCGCCTTCGCGGCCGGCAGTTGCGGATCGCAGATGCCGACCACGTCGACGAAATCCAGTTGCTTGAGCGCAGC harbors:
- a CDS encoding acyltransferase; the protein is MGHETSSPSRMVELDALRGIAAVAVLGYHFTTRYEEQIGHAKGMPVDLLAGKYGVYLFFLISGFVIFMTLERTRTAADFVVSRFSRLFPAYWVAVLLTACVVYSVGLPLQQLPAGQAMLNFTMVQEILGAEHLDGSYWTLQIELFFYVQMLFWYLMGQLKRIHWIIGGWLVLATIEGLCEKHHWHFSYWVRELMILRFIPFFAIGILFYRLHRYPAEWRLNLTMLLCALLAIAIGERPIFLPVALVCCAIFALFIRGKLAFLDTRLFASLGAISYTLYLVHQAIGFVVIHHLEHVGVPAWLACLGAAALSLALATLLHRLVERPAMEWIRGNWKAARMHTLVNR
- a CDS encoding GNAT family N-acetyltransferase, with the translated sequence MRRSVNDGAPTARYDVRVERLPDMEALEARWRALEVRSRCSFFLSWIWIGTWLRTLCPLPRARLMSVWLDGECVGMGIVVEQRRWFALGLKHVRLHQVGERVADSITVEFNGVLSLDGCEHDVLAACVAHFEHRERHWLTLYLPGLDMDGIPLERLRSPQLRLQMMARPTPYVDLATLRLTHQDYVSTVPGSSTRARLRRTARKLTDQFGPLACSTAVTLQDRLAFFEELARLHQAHWDEDTGEQGAFGDPRVIAFHRALIAASTSDAGVHLMRLEAGDATVGYLYHLVWRGTSCFYQAGIDYRQVGQAGSPGLLLLASAINEFLGNGFDRYELMAGHVDYKRALSMAEGRMGWLSVDRVGWRARIVDLYRRRRGDEIVP
- a CDS encoding glycosyltransferase: MRILIVTSQFPIAGEPNRGRPVYQTVRELSRLAQVKVLSPIATYPRWAQPRSYLYRAADDGHVAAGCDVDYVTYPALPALSRPFNGHLCAQALARPVRAFAPDVVLAYWLYPDGYGAMRAARAAGVPFVAGARGSDLRVRDAISRRLTQPVVRAAQRLLVVSEDLGRVAVSQYGADPARIRAIPNGCDAALFHPGDRRAAREALGLPQDAEVVLYVGRLVPEKGLRELLHATRRLAAARPRARVVFVGDGPMQAELAAALIAEPGLPLHLAGGQAPAEVARWMVASDLVTLPSYSEGHPNVLVEALACGRPVVATPVGGIPEVVDAASGLLVPARDADALVDALAQALDRRWDEAALAQRFSRDWQQVARETLLACEEAVAGAQTARSGYAADSA
- a CDS encoding NAD-dependent epimerase/dehydratase family protein, producing MTQPASTRLRVALVGAGYVATHHLAALKQLDFVDVVGICDPQLPAAKALADRFGVKRVAARLDDLADLQPQAVYVLTPPAFHAAIALQAMEMGCHVLVEKPMADTVADCEAMIAAARTRKVQLGVNHSDLFDPVLMQAVQAVRDGRIGDVVSVEIVRNSEYPPYAGGPLPGSVTQGSYPFRDLGVHGLYTIEAFLGPVQDLRVDYQARGTDPNLHFDEWQAHVQARDGVGRLLLSWNARPMENRVFVRGTRGTIEVDRFLQTCRIHRVLPGPKFIGIVANAFFSAVKDVFRVPWNVVRFATGMLKPSPGIRRGAVEFARAARDNATPPFTGDDALRIARLLEPACAAPDAERIALLESRYVDLPPADALVTGAAGFLGKRVVARLREQGKIVRVLVRRPVAAYTADAGVQTVVGDLGDPRIVRHAVRGVPLVYHVGAAMRGGPRDFEAGTVWGTRNMIEACVAESTARLVYVSSMSVFDHAGRDPAAVMTESSPLEPHPEWRGAYTQTKLSAERSVLDAIAQHGLPAVIVRPGQIFGPGAEKVTPNGVIGLAGRWVAVGDGAMALPLVYVDDVVDALVCAAEAPLPTQRVFNVVDTSPVTQQDYLARCRRKLGSEVKVVRVPRWTFMLLGFGVEQLGKVLRRDVPLTRYRVRSLRPLANFDTTAARTDLGWTPRTGVEKGLDATFG
- a CDS encoding oligosaccharide flippase family protein; the encoded protein is MSDAGTAAPGLFAKIASSAAYGIVGGLLGRAVGLVGTLLVARHLTPDIVAEVTVATVVALTGNWVAAWGCGQYVVVKGDQGREAIFAASVVYLTAGLVMIAGLWFAAPALASWLQAPRVAEYLPGALLGIGIRRIGAIPDKLLAREMRFGRIAAGTALGDIVYAIVAVTLVSTTALGGHSMILAFIAQSTVIAGITLSATGLSSWLAPVRIPLKRLRDLLRFGAPITGEIVLSEGARYWDKPLMLRLVGAHDAGSYGLAFNLAQLPAVYVGGHIGTVMMPAMVRADPAARPALMVRALTFTALVLFPMSAGLAVCATTLVEALLPPTWAQVAPLLSVLAIASLPGPGSFILSAFLAAHGRNHRLMWIEVATMASLVAALWSLSKGGVLWASAAIGVAALVQWVLTVQACRIDGLRLRGLSPALLRIALASVAMALAVLAWRWAMGPAIGAPLRLATEVLVGVVVYGVGLWGFARGLVGDALAGIGISRSRIPGIRTRQGEGTS
- a CDS encoding GNAT family N-acetyltransferase, with amino-acid sequence MSLRTRLRPLDDLSNDDLRAWEKLAKSSAASVPFLHPGFVLSAARWLTPDAPPFVLTVERDDALLGLTCLQRRAPNLFVPVPHWRAYRHQHAFQSGVLHLPGEAIEVAGAIAARMREGTLRDRAIVWHNVAGDGELWAALRDQADLAWSQTALSQRPVLRRHPDDVPAAARVRAATVKDLRRRLRRLQERGDVSLRVLQGTEADTAAAMRHLTLEDAGWKGERGSSMLASEGERTFFLELVPRLASSGGMVFVETLCGDQVVASSSNLHLGGGLSGFKTGWDPAFATSSPGKLNEWHLLQALDQQWPELTLFDSQAHETSYMAELLPDRQPMVSGILHVGRPHRIAMAGVRPLRPLAYRLGHDD